The following are encoded together in the Streptococcus oralis genome:
- a CDS encoding phosphopentomutase, with amino-acid sequence MSKFNRIHLVVLDSVGIGAAPDANNFVNAGVPDGASDTLGHISKAVGLNVPNMAKIGLGNIPRETPLKTVPAENNPTGYATKLEEVSLGKDTMTGHWEIMGLNITEPFDTFWNGFPEEILTKIEEFSGRKVIREANKPYSGTAVIDDFGPRQMETGELIIYTSADPVLQIAAHEDIIPLDELYRICEYARSITLERPALLGRIIARPYVGEPGNFTRTANRRDLAVSPFAPTVLDKLNEAGIDTYAVGKINDIFNGAGINHDMGHNKSNSHGIDTLLKTMGLAEFEKGFSFTNLVDFDALYGHRRNAHGYRDCLHEFDERLPEIIAAMRENDLLLITADHGNDPTYAGTDHTREYIPLLAYSPSFKGNGLIPVGHFADISATVADNFGVETAMIGESFLDKLV; translated from the coding sequence ATGTCAAAATTTAATCGTATTCACTTGGTGGTACTGGATTCTGTAGGAATCGGTGCTGCACCAGATGCCAATAACTTTGTCAATGCAGGAGTTCCAGATGGAGCTTCCGACACACTGGGACATATCTCAAAAGCTGTTGGTTTGAATGTGCCAAACATGGCTAAAATCGGTCTAGGAAATATTCCTCGTGAAACGCCTCTGAAGACTGTACCAGCTGAAAACAACCCAACAGGTTATGCAACAAAATTGGAAGAAGTTTCCCTTGGTAAGGATACCATGACTGGACACTGGGAAATCATGGGACTCAATATTACCGAGCCTTTCGATACTTTCTGGAACGGATTCCCAGAAGAAATCTTAACAAAGATCGAAGAATTTTCAGGACGTAAGGTCATTCGTGAAGCCAACAAACCTTACTCAGGAACAGCTGTTATTGACGATTTTGGGCCACGTCAAATGGAAACTGGGGAGTTGATTATCTATACTTCAGCTGACCCTGTTTTGCAAATTGCTGCCCACGAAGACATCATTCCTTTGGATGAACTCTACCGTATCTGTGAATATGCTCGTTCGATTACTCTTGAGCGCCCTGCTCTTCTAGGTCGTATCATTGCTCGTCCTTATGTGGGTGAGCCAGGTAACTTCACTCGTACAGCAAATCGTCGTGACTTGGCAGTATCTCCATTTGCACCGACTGTTTTGGATAAATTGAACGAAGCTGGAATCGATACTTACGCTGTTGGAAAAATCAACGATATCTTTAACGGAGCTGGTATCAATCATGACATGGGCCACAACAAGTCAAACAGCCACGGAATTGATACACTATTGAAGACTATGGGACTTGCTGAGTTTGAAAAAGGATTCTCCTTCACAAACTTAGTTGACTTTGATGCCCTTTACGGCCACCGCCGCAATGCTCATGGTTACCGTGATTGCTTGCATGAGTTCGATGAACGCTTGCCTGAAATTATCGCAGCCATGAGAGAGAACGACCTTCTCTTGATTACTGCGGACCATGGAAATGACCCAACCTATGCAGGAACAGACCACACTCGTGAATATATTCCATTGTTGGCCTATAGCCCTTCCTTTAAAGGAAATGGTCTCATTCCTGTCGGACATTTTGCAGATATCTCAGCGACAGTTGCGGATAACTTTGGTGTTGAAACTGCCATGATTGGGGAAAGTTTCTTAGATAAATTGGTATAA
- the rpiA gene encoding ribose-5-phosphate isomerase RpiA, protein MENLKKMAGIKAAEFVKDGMVVGLGTGSTAYYFVEEVGRRIKEEGLQITAVTTSSVTSKQAEGLNIPLKSIDQVDFVDVTVDGADEVDSQFNGIKGGGGALLMEKVVATPSKEYIWVVDESKLVEKLGAFKLPVEVVQYGAEQVFRRFERAGYKPSFREKDGQRFVTDMQNFIIDLALDVIEDPITFGQELDHVVGVVEHGLFNQMVDKVIVAGRDGVQILTSTKAN, encoded by the coding sequence GTGGAGAATCTGAAAAAGATGGCAGGTATCAAGGCTGCTGAGTTTGTCAAGGATGGTATGGTTGTTGGACTCGGTACTGGATCAACTGCCTACTATTTCGTAGAAGAAGTAGGTCGTCGGATCAAGGAAGAAGGTTTGCAGATTACTGCTGTGACAACTTCCAGTGTGACCAGTAAACAGGCTGAAGGACTAAACATCCCACTCAAGTCGATTGATCAAGTAGACTTTGTCGATGTGACAGTTGACGGGGCGGATGAAGTAGATAGCCAGTTCAACGGGATCAAAGGCGGTGGTGGTGCCCTTCTCATGGAGAAGGTTGTCGCAACGCCCTCAAAAGAATACATCTGGGTGGTTGACGAAAGCAAACTGGTAGAGAAACTAGGTGCTTTTAAATTGCCTGTAGAAGTGGTTCAGTATGGTGCAGAACAGGTCTTTCGTCGGTTTGAGCGAGCTGGCTACAAACCAAGTTTCCGTGAAAAAGACGGCCAACGTTTTGTGACCGATATGCAGAACTTTATCATTGATCTAGCCTTGGATGTCATTGAAGATCCGATTACTTTCGGACAAGAATTGGATCATGTCGTTGGTGTCGTTGAGCATGGCTTGTTCAACCAAATGGTGGATAAGGTCATCGTTGCTGGACGAGACGGGGTTCAGATTTTAACTTCAACAAAAGCAAACTAA
- the deoD gene encoding purine-nucleoside phosphorylase — MSIHIAAQQGEIADKILLPGDPLRAKFIAENFLEDAVCFNEVRNMFGYTGTYKGHRVSVMGTGMGMPSISIYARELIVDYGVKKLIRVGTAGSLNEDVHVRELVLAQAAATNSNIIRNDWPQYDFPQIASFDLLDKAYHIAKELGMTTHVGNVLSSDVFYSNYFKKNIELGKWGVKAVEMEAAALYYLAAQHHVDALAIMTISDSLVNPDEDTTAEERQNTFTDMMKVGLETLIAE; from the coding sequence ATGTCTATCCATATTGCTGCTCAGCAGGGTGAAATTGCTGATAAAATTCTTCTTCCTGGGGATCCTCTTCGTGCGAAATTTATTGCGGAAAACTTCCTTGAAGATGCTGTTTGTTTTAACGAAGTGCGTAACATGTTTGGTTACACTGGTACTTACAAGGGTCACCGTGTATCGGTCATGGGAACTGGGATGGGGATGCCATCCATTTCGATTTATGCGCGTGAGTTGATTGTGGACTACGGTGTAAAGAAATTGATCCGTGTGGGAACTGCGGGTTCGTTAAACGAGGATGTTCATGTCCGTGAATTGGTTTTGGCGCAAGCAGCTGCAACCAACTCAAACATCATCCGCAACGACTGGCCACAGTATGATTTCCCACAAATCGCTAGTTTTGACTTGCTAGACAAGGCCTACCATATCGCCAAAGAACTAGGTATGACCACCCACGTTGGGAACGTTTTGTCATCAGATGTCTTTTACTCAAACTACTTTAAAAAGAACATCGAGCTTGGTAAATGGGGAGTCAAGGCTGTGGAAATGGAAGCAGCAGCTCTTTACTATCTTGCTGCCCAACACCACGTCGATGCACTTGCTATCATGACCATTTCTGATAGCTTGGTCAATCCAGATGAAGACACTACGGCAGAAGAACGCCAAAATACCTTCACCGATATGATGAAGGTTGGTTTGGAAACCTTGATTGCAGAGTAA
- a CDS encoding purine-nucleoside phosphorylase: MTFLDKINETAAFLKDKGILAPEFGLILGSGLGELAEEIENPVVVDYTDIPNWGRSTVVGHAGKLVYGELAGRKVLALQGRFHFYEGNPLEVVTFPVRVMKVLGCEGVIVTNAAGGIGYGPGTLMAISDHINMTGQNPLMGENLDDFGPRFPDMSKAYTPEYRATAHEVAKKLDIKLDEGVYIGVTGPTYETPAEIRAYKTLGADAVGMSTVPEVIVAAHSGLKVLGISCITNHAAGFQEELNHEEVVEVTERVKGDFKGLLKAILAEL, translated from the coding sequence ATGACATTTTTAGATAAAATCAATGAAACAGCTGCCTTCCTGAAAGACAAGGGAATCCTAGCGCCTGAGTTCGGTCTAATCCTTGGATCAGGTCTGGGAGAATTGGCAGAAGAAATCGAAAATCCAGTTGTAGTAGACTATACAGATATTCCAAACTGGGGCCGTTCGACAGTAGTCGGTCACGCTGGTAAATTGGTATATGGAGAACTTGCAGGTCGCAAGGTCTTGGCCCTTCAAGGTCGTTTCCATTTCTACGAAGGAAATCCTCTTGAAGTCGTGACTTTCCCAGTTCGTGTTATGAAAGTTCTTGGATGCGAAGGTGTCATTGTAACCAATGCTGCAGGAGGTATCGGCTACGGTCCTGGTACCTTGATGGCTATCTCAGACCATATCAATATGACGGGGCAAAACCCATTGATGGGTGAAAACTTGGATGATTTTGGTCCACGTTTCCCAGATATGTCTAAAGCCTACACTCCAGAATATCGTGCTACTGCCCATGAAGTGGCTAAAAAACTTGATATCAAGCTTGATGAAGGTGTCTATATTGGTGTAACAGGTCCGACATATGAAACCCCAGCAGAGATTCGTGCCTATAAGACATTGGGAGCAGATGCAGTTGGTATGTCTACTGTTCCTGAAGTTATTGTTGCAGCTCACTCAGGTTTGAAAGTTCTCGGTATTTCATGTATTACTAACCATGCTGCTGGTTTCCAAGAAGAACTCAACCACGAAGAAGTTGTAGAAGTGACTGAACGTGTTAAAGGTGACTTCAAAGGCTTGCTTAAAGCGATTCTTGCTGAATTGTAA
- the pavA gene encoding Rqc2 family fibronectin-binding protein PavA, translating to MSFDGFFLHHMVEELKSELVNGRIQKINQPFEQELVLQIRSNRQSHRLLLSAHPVFGRIQLTQTTFENPAQPSTFIMVLRKYLQGALIESIEQVENDRIVEITVSNKNEIGDHIQATLIIEIMGKHSNILLVDKSSHKILEVIKHVGFSQNSYRTLLPGSTYIAPPSTESLNPFTVKDEKLFEILQTQELTAKNLQSLFQGLGRDTANELENILVSDKLSTFRNFFGQETKPFLTETSFSPVPFANRVGEPFASLSDLLDTYYKDKAERDRVKQQASELIRRVENELQKNRHKLKKQEKELLATDNAEEFRQKGELLTTFLHQVPNDQDQVILDNYYTNQPITIALDKALTPSQNAQRYFKRYQKLKEAVKYLTDLIEETKATILYLESVETVLNQAGLEEIAEIREELIQTGFIRRRQREKIQKRKKPEQYLASDGKTIIYVGRNNLQNEELTFKMARKEELWFHAKDIPGSHVVISGNLNPSDEVKTDAAELAAYFSKGRLSNLVQVDMIEVKKLNKPTGGKPGFVTYTGQKTLRVTPDPEKIASMKKS from the coding sequence ATGTCATTTGACGGATTTTTTTTACATCACATGGTTGAGGAATTGAAAAGCGAGTTAGTCAATGGTCGCATCCAGAAAATCAATCAACCTTTTGAACAAGAGTTGGTCTTGCAAATCCGCAGCAATCGCCAAAGCCATCGCCTGCTCCTTTCTGCCCATCCCGTTTTTGGTCGCATCCAGCTGACCCAAACAACCTTTGAAAATCCAGCCCAACCTTCGACTTTTATCATGGTTTTGAGAAAGTATTTGCAGGGTGCTCTGATTGAGTCGATTGAGCAAGTCGAAAATGACCGTATCGTGGAAATTACCGTTTCTAATAAAAACGAGATTGGAGACCATATCCAGGCTACCTTGATTATCGAAATCATGGGTAAACACAGCAATATTCTCCTCGTGGATAAAAGTAGCCATAAAATCCTCGAAGTCATCAAACACGTCGGCTTTTCACAAAATAGCTACCGCACCTTACTTCCCGGATCGACCTATATCGCTCCGCCAAGCACCGAGTCTCTCAATCCTTTTACTGTCAAGGATGAAAAGCTCTTTGAAATCTTGCAAACACAGGAACTAACAGCAAAAAATCTTCAAAGTCTCTTTCAAGGTCTGGGACGTGATACGGCAAATGAATTGGAAAACATTCTTGTCAGTGATAAACTGTCTACTTTCCGAAACTTCTTCGGGCAAGAAACCAAGCCTTTCCTAACGGAGACTTCTTTCAGCCCAGTTCCTTTTGCGAATCGTGTAGGAGAGCCTTTTGCCAGCCTTTCGGATCTCTTAGATACCTATTATAAGGATAAAGCTGAGCGCGACCGCGTCAAACAGCAAGCCAGTGAGCTCATTCGTCGTGTTGAAAATGAACTTCAGAAAAATCGACATAAGCTTAAAAAACAAGAAAAAGAGTTACTAGCGACAGACAATGCTGAGGAATTTCGCCAAAAAGGGGAATTGTTGACAACCTTCCTTCATCAAGTACCTAATGACCAAGACCAGGTTATCCTAGACAACTACTACACCAATCAGCCTATCACCATTGCGCTTGATAAGGCCTTGACTCCCAGCCAGAATGCTCAACGCTATTTTAAGCGTTACCAGAAACTCAAAGAAGCTGTCAAATACCTTACTGATCTGATTGAGGAAACCAAGGCAACCATTCTTTATCTAGAAAGTGTGGAGACTGTGCTCAACCAAGCTGGACTAGAAGAAATCGCTGAAATACGTGAAGAATTGATTCAAACTGGCTTCATCAGAAGACGCCAACGCGAGAAAATTCAGAAACGCAAAAAACCAGAACAGTATCTGGCGAGCGATGGCAAAACCATTATCTATGTCGGTCGAAACAACCTTCAAAATGAGGAATTGACCTTTAAAATGGCCCGCAAGGAGGAACTCTGGTTCCATGCCAAGGACATTCCTGGAAGTCATGTCGTCATCTCAGGAAATCTCAATCCTTCTGACGAAGTCAAGACAGATGCAGCCGAACTAGCTGCCTACTTCTCCAAAGGGCGTTTGTCAAATCTCGTGCAAGTGGATATGATTGAAGTCAAGAAACTCAACAAACCAACAGGAGGAAAACCCGGATTTGTAACCTACACAGGACAAAAGACCCTCCGTGTCACACCAGATCCAGAAAAAATCGCATCTATGAAAAAATCCTGA